A window from Megalobrama amblycephala isolate DHTTF-2021 linkage group LG9, ASM1881202v1, whole genome shotgun sequence encodes these proteins:
- the hivep1 gene encoding zinc finger protein 40 isoform X1 has product MKTHFREVSQIQTCQLCLKKTDKIEEAQKELKDPKVAHKDTNESTGRNSEGIKGLKRKKVVVQNQLKKIPKSPVKKQSQTKKSISPNISSSKEATPSSSFSSSSSHGLPDPQDAEDVPQKASEPRAVKVEHEETSTSEPQALSRKSSAEEPCAAGPVRTKSRCGNSSNKNASPSHTSAPLEVLLKAMEPDFNTLTERKNSSPIGHLGKSISIPVTYSDYAVAMPAVNFNVQSQPSFVPPFNAAKHFYSSVASTGQHTTQQYVNMSGNRQQDKPGFQKSYSLGPSLNLTHAPVPSGSGGFPQSQPPVVQTCQSLSATVPNSIQVPVTPGFNPVQMTAVVNFGTNQVSDISAKDQKPKKQGKYVCEYCKRACAKPSVLLKHIRSHTGERPYPCVTCGFSFKTKSNLYKHKKSHAHAIKLGLVKDSGSGSLSQESDKGLPTHSDVEESGDSDEEGSAADLDPDSSQSSLTALSESSLQSASMVPGSQGESEHLLVFETLKPLLTQRGCEPKVTAALPKVVVHPVNVSPLRADSPRVTDSALEHATAQRQRDFQPANLRSNVMVLSSLKEVDCTSPLQDSVSEDEDQHCKSPLGGSHAQLQRQQATDYSQQPQGKCLLSPRSLGSTDSGYFSRSESADQAMSPPSPFVKITPPAETDITKTPQVPPSSVVTTVMHVASIEKPRVPSGQMRPPLETKALSLEERISKLISDNEAVVDDKQLDSVKPRRTSLSRRGSIDSPKSYIFKDSFQFDLKPPVRRSSSNSDIPKSPFTPTDKSKPVFLLSVPPQYPAMDCLPITRSNSMPTTPGQSALFPNVTPQPHPLRICQSFDDKISSLNDDVFSSAPSTPNSAVHPRTLVRQIAVEDLSTNDGHVLISVHSMDESHHGPSITHELRSKSFEHATERNRKPQQNKGTMYECETCRNRYRKLENFENHKKFYCSELHGPKNKPMHAREIEPEVFGRGIQQPLLNRNAVITGIVEQPLMLRKRRKIKSVGDDDDQSPTETTPPCSRSFDSCQTSTGSIGRPYSHHTQSLSNSATLGQIQIIGRAAESQETRLSPIREAQISTPNKERGDLQRQGSGTSVIRHTNSLSRPNSFETSESIDRSSPVDPVEKEVKSSVKGHTEAAVSSSSQSYHDRMSTPKCASQGMEPHGKQTFTIASDGTPVQQSRLVRQNNIQVPEILVTEEPDRDHETQVVESTEKPADTFNWPQRSESLSKLPTEKLPPKKKRIRLAQMEHSSGESSFESSLSRSLSRDSSLSRCSSISASFDRDDPPRSDSPSRADSIGKPPEAQGIPVANNTLGVPGMMRRATSEQISCTQSSVEISCDYRSKSFDCSSMSPSRPLPPMQTALPKTTQCPPATQVPLIERRRGPLVRQMSLKIAPDPQLAVKQTPPIQRVPFTNECSGSQPRPVNLNTSALAQSFVLHSGEAPLTKNEQMVQSINLGSQTQQPQVHGLPHPWHQTSRVVACHMQPLVNMGAGQTDIQKSSDEKNQKSFEPKYQMNCSVLKTGQTYSLAGVKGTQITLPVLTIPIANEIKVSQSNDGMQNVYVAQPAYQAVINKPPIVLPAGAQVDTTSHITPASTPVPQILITHEHTLAPASAVSKVNFPTVHVVNSNSKIGPEIQAHRQHGSVAVQMKNNMKTTEQSILSLGSLHCTQKLASANLCPQESTASSKRMLSPANSLDIAMEKTQKRAKDEHGAACLTDGRSLNYLNSKMSEMTRQRKLMLVRQVCTTEPVDSPIETDAPEQLPETSEAEKNTQEPVSQITTTEVTEQEMESRTPTTTPATHSSPGVQSYAMPENSTLKPQEKPEEQRWSPSKSPLRPSTFQGQVKLASSVSVVNTRDSHRLSFPSLKTATTFTWCFLMKRKSLHIQQTDQRISAYSAWVVNPNNPNPLGLPTKVVMSLFDSKQTSKKIHYTQAKTTTLKSDILTYSGKLKDVLPKVLIQQRSVPSENSGKIKPETQPINQTEPDRDSSKSEPQRVKIFDGGYKSNEEYVYVRGRGRGKYICEECGIRCKKPSMLRKHIRTHSDIRPFHCTHCNFSFKTKGNLTKHMKSKAHSKKCMEMGVAVGIIEDQDTEDSGDRGRAGSADRQDSDGDDSDGPDDEDNDGEEEDEEDSQAESGLSATPSVSASPQHFPANQADTAPSSLLAQMSISPNPTPAPQPQPPPASDSQNSDTESVAMMSPVSLVRQMSISASCSSPGPSPTSFISHPAPASESQTSDTDSVHMMSPVSPCRQMSIDYPEFDVPPSPPVPGKGAKLGQDGVSSTISQPASECNANVDRGTQTSSDPLQGPLHFPNAGPIHEPRVGATTHLFSHLPLHSQQPPRSPYSMVPVGGIQLVPAGLAAYSTFVPIQAGPVQLTIPALSVIHRQTGSPLPAPNTSPRPEGSPTQPLVVQEPVSSVLPCFPLGQVAGLQTLGAPQTALQPVGLETLSVVGLANSTQLMSQQSLPLNATLGVQVLAASPTPQCSTASPAQIPGLQILNIALPALIPSLSPLSALSPLPAAQDKPRSPEGVASVPSPAQVAESLPATIPSASPPTANPGDVPTNAKPSTDAKHVSQNSTSAGSRDTGGTEKTTAMVEKPKTPPQPSLLSSPSSSNERGCDLAHKATAGGASEVKPRQPVSRQPVTDDYNEASSDDEDRLVIAT; this is encoded by the exons ACACAAATGAAAGTACTGGCAGAAACTCTGAGGGCATTAAAGGACTGAAGAGGAAAAAAGTTGTGGTACAAAACCAGCTAAAGAAAATACCAAAATCTCCTGTCAAAAAGCAATCACAAACCAAGAAATCCATTTCTCCAAACATCTCTTCATCTAAGGAAGCCACaccctcttcttctttttcaagCAGTTCATCACATGGATTGCCTGACCCTCAAGATGCTGAAGATGTACCGCAGAAGGCTTCTGAACCTAGGGCAGTAAAAGTGGAGCACGAAGAGACATCAACCTCAGAGCCACAGGCTCTCAGCCGCAAAAGTTCTGCAGAAGAACCTTGTGCTGCAGGGCCAGTGCGGACAAAAAGCCGGTGTGGAAACAGCAGCAACAAAAACGCATCTCCCTCTCACACAAGTGCTCCCCTTGAGGTATTGCTCAAGGCTATGGAGCCAGATTTCAATACACTGACAGAAAGGAAGAACAGCAGTCCAATAGGACATCTTGGAAAATCCATTTCCATTCCTGTCACTTATTCGGACTATGCTGTCGCTATGCCTGCTGTTAATTTCAATGTCCAGTCACAACCTTCATTTGTGCCACCATTCAATGCAGCCAAACACTTCTACAGCAGTGTGGCATCTACAGGGCAACACACAACACAGCAGTATGTGAACATGTCAGGAAATCGTCAGCAGGACAAACCAGGGTTCCAGAAAAGCTACAGTTTGGGGCCTTCACTTAACTTGACGCATGCACCTGTTCCATCTGGATCAGGTGGTTTCCCTCAAAGTCAGCCCCCTGTTGTTCAAACATGCCAGTCTCTGTCAGCCACAGTACCCAACTCAATTCAAGTCCCCGTCACACCTGGTTTCAACCCTGTTCAGATGACAGCTGTGGTCAACTTTGGCACAAATCAAGTATCTGATATCTCTGCAAAAGATCAAAAGCCAAAAAAGCAAGGGAAGTATGTCTGTGAATACTGTAAAAGAGCTTGTGCCAAGCCAAGTGTGCTTCTAAAACACATACGGTCCCACACAGGAGAGAGACCTTACCCGTGCGTGACGTGTGGCTTTTCATTTAAGACAAAGAGCAACTTATACAAGCATAAGAAGTCTCATGCACATGCCATCAAACTGGGTTTGGTTAAAGACTCTGGAAGTGGATCCCTCTCCCAAGAGTCCGACAAAGGTCTGCCAACACATTCTGATGTGGAGGAAAGCGGGGACAGTGATGAAGAAGGTAGTGCAGCTGACTTGGACCCGGATTCTTCACAGAGCAGCCTAACGGCATTATCCGAGAGCAGTTTGCAGAGTGCAAGCATGGTACCAGGAAGTCAAGGAGAATCCGAGCATTTGTTGGTGTTTGAAACTCTGAAACCATTGCTTACACAGAGAGGATGTGAGCCAAAGGTCACTGCTGCTCTCCCTAAAGTGGTTGTCCACCCTGTAAATGTTTCACCTTTGCGTGCAGACAGCCCTAGAGTTACAGATTCAGCACTTGAACATGCCACAGCCCAGAGGCAAAGGGATTTCCAGCCAGCAAACCTACGGTCCAATGTAATGGTTCTGTCCTCACTGAAAGAAGTGGATTGCACAAGTCCTCTACAAGATTCAGTAAGTGAGGATGAAGATCAGCATTGTAAATCACCACTAGGAGGCAGCCACGCCCAGCTACAAAGACAACAAGCAACTGATTACTCTCAACAGCCACAAGGCAAGTGCCTGCTGAGTCCTCGGAGTCTTGGAAGCACTGACTCTGGCTACTTTTCACGTTCTGAGAGTGCAGATCAAGCTATGAGTCCCCCAAGTCCTTTTGTTAAGATAACTCCACCAGCAGAAACCGACATTACAAAAACCCCACAAGTTCCTCCTTCCTCGGTTGTGACAACTGTCATGCATGTAGCATCTATTGAGAAGCCTCGAGTTCCTTCTGGACAAATGCGTCCACCATTGGAAACCAAAGCTCTATCGCTTGAGGAGCGAATCTCAAAACTGATCTCAGACAATGAGGCTGTTGTGGATGACAAGCAACTAGACAGTGTCAAACCCAGACGAACTTCCCTTTCCCGAAGGGGTAGCATTGATTCTCCTAAATCCTACATATTTAAAGACTCTTTTCAATTTGATCTAAAACCACCAGTAAGAAGATCTAGTTCCAACTCAGACATACCAAAATCTCCTTTCACTCCTACGGACAAATCAAAGCCAGTATTTCTTCTTTCTGTACCACCTCAGTATCCAGCCATGGATTGTTTACCAATTACAAGAAGTAATTCAATGCCTACCACACCTGGCCAGTCAGCGCTTTTCCCCAATGTAACCCCTCAGCCTCACCCACTAAGGATCTGTCAGTCATTTGACGACAAGATTAGCTCACTAAATGATGATGTATTCTCTTCAGCTCCCTCTACTCCAAATTCTGCTGTACATCCTCGTACCCTTGTGAGGCAGATAGCAGTTGAGGATTTGTCCACAAATGATGGTCATGTTCTTATCTCAGTTCATTCCATGGATGAGAGCCATCACGGACCAAGTATTACACATGAGCTGAGAAGTAAGTCTTTTGAGCATGCAACAGAAAGAAACCGAAAACCCCAGCAAAACAAAGGGACAATGTATGAATGTGAGACTTGTCGTAACCGTTACAGAAAACTGGAAAATTTTGAAAATCACAAGAAGTTTTATTGTTCTGAACTGCATGGTCCAAAAAACAAGCCTATGCATGCCAGAGAGATTGAGCCAGAAGTGTTTGGACGTGGAATTCAGCAGCCTCTTTTAAACAGGAATGCAGTAATTACTGGCATTGTAGAGCAACCACTCATGTTAAGAAAAAGAAGGAAGATTAAAAGTGTTGGAGATGATGATGACCAATCTCCAACTGAGACCACTCCTCCATGTTCAAGAAGTTTTGACTCCTGCCAGACCTCGACAGGTTCGATAGGGCGACCTTATTCTCACCATACCCAATCTTTAAGTAACTCTGCTACTTTAGGACAAATACAAATCATTGGTAGAGCTGCAGAATCGCAAGAGACAAGACTATCTCCAATTAGAGAGGCTCAGATCAGCACACCAAATAAAGAAAGAGGTGACCTCCAGAGACAAGGAAGTGGAACTTCAGTCATTCGACATACCAACTCCCTCAGCAGACCAAATTCTTTTGAAACATCAGAGTCCATTGACAGGTCATCTCCAGTTGATCCTGTGGAAAAGGAAGTAAAGAGCTCTGTAAAAGGCCATACAGAGGCTGCAGTGAGTTCTTCTTCACAAAGTTACCATGACAGAATGTCTACACCTAAATGTGCCAGCCAAGGGATGGAACCTCATGGTAAGCAAACCTTTACCATTGCTAGTGATGGGACACCTGTACAGCAATCACGGCTTGTGCGCCAGAACAACATTCAAGTCCCTGAAATCTTAGTAACGGAGGAACCAGACAGAGATCATGAAACTCAAGTTGTAGAATCAACAGAGAAACCTGCAGATACATTCAACTGGCCTCAGAGGAGTGAGAGCTTGTCTAAACTGCCGACAGAAAAACTCCCCCCAAAGAAAAAGCGCATCAGACTTGCTCAAATGGAACACTCATCTGGCGAATCCAGCTTTGAGTCAAGTCTCTCTCGTAGCCTCAGTAGAGATAGTAGCTTGTCAAGGTGCTCTAGTATTTCAGCCTCTTTTGACAGAGATGATCCACCAAGATCTGACAGCCCATCAAGGGCTGATAGTATTGGGAAGCCACCAGAAGCTCAAGGGATCCCTGTAGCAAACAACACTCTTGGAGTGCCAGGCATGATGAGACGCGCTACCTCAGAACAGATCAGCTGCACTCAGTCATCAGTGGAAATTTCTTGTGACTACCGTAGCAAATCCTTTGACTGCAGCAGTATGTCACCCAGCAGGCCTTTGCCACCAATGCAGACTGCCCTGCCAAAAACTACACAATGTCCTCCAGCTACCCAGGTGCCTCTCATTGAAAGAAGAAGAGGGCCTTTAGTACGTCAAATGTCCTTGAAGATTGCACCAGACCCTCAATTGGCAGTGAAACAGACTCCCCCCATCCAAAGAGTCCCCTTCACCAATGAATGCTCTGGGTCCCAACCTAGACCAGTAAATCTGAACACATCTGCACTTGCTCAGTCCTTTGTCCTACATTCTGGAGAGGCCCCGCTAACGAAAAATGAGCAAATGGTTCAAAGCATCAACCTTGGAAGCCAAACCCAACAGCCCCAAGTTCATGGCCTTCCACATCCATGGCATCAGACCTCAAGGGTTGTGGCATGTCACATGCAACCTCTGGTCAATATGGGGGCTGGTCAGACAGACATTCAGAAGAGCTCTgatgaaaaaaatcaaaagagCTTTGAACCTAAATACCAAATGAATTGCTCCGTTCTAAAAACAGGCCAGACATATTCTTTAGCAGGTGTGAAAGGCACGCAGATCACATTGCCAGTGCTAACAATACCAATTGCTAATGAAATTAAAGTGTCACAGTCAAATGATGGAATGCAAAATGTCTATGTAGCACAACCAGCTTATCAGGCTGTAATCAATAAGCCTCCAATTGTACTGCCTGCTGGTGCACAAGTTGATACAACATCTCATATAACGCCAGCATCTACACCTGTACCACAGATTCTAATCACCCATGAGCACACCCTAGCACCTGCGTCTGCAGTTTCTAAGGTCAACTTTCCTACGGTACATGTTGTGAACAGTAATTCAAAGATTGGACCAGAAATCCAAGCACACAGGCAACATGGGTCTGTTGCTGTACAGAtgaaaaacaacatgaaaacCACTGAGCAAAGCATTCTGTCCCTTGGTTCACTGCACTGTACACAAAAACTGGCTTCTGCAAATTTATGCCCCCAAGAATCCACTGCCTCAAGCAAGCGTATGCTCTCCCCTGCAAACAGCCTTGACATTGCTATGGAAAAAACACAGAAACGGGCTAAAGATGAGCATGGAGCTGCATGTCTCACTGATGGTAGATCTCTGAACTACTTGAACTCAAAGATGTCAGAAATGACCAGGCAGaggaagttaatgctggttagACAGGTCTGTACCACAGAGCCAGTGGATAGCCCAATTGAGACTGATGCCCCAGAACAATTGCCAGAGACTTCAGAAGCTGAAAAGAACACCCAGGAACCAGTATCTCAGATAACAACAACTGAGGTCACTGAACAGGAGATGGAGAGCAGAACACCTACCACAACACCTGCTACACATTCTTCACCCGGAGTTCAAAGCTATGCCATGCCAGAGAATTCCACTCTGAAGCCACAAGAGAAACCTGAGGAGCAGCGCTGGTCTCCATCAAAATCTCCTCTGAGGCCTTCAACATTTCAGGGACAAGTGAAGTTAGCTTCTTCTGTGTCCGTTGTCAACACCAGAGACAGCCATCGGCTGTCTTTCCCCAGTCTGAAAACAGCTACAACCTTCACCTGGTGTTTTCTCATGAAAAGGAAATCCCTCCACATCCAGCAGACAGACCAGAGGATCTCTGCCTACTCTGCATGGGTAGTAAACCCAAACAATCCCAATCCATTGGGACTTCCCACCAAAGTGGTTATGTCCTTGTTTGACTCCAAACAGACATCCAAGAAAATACATTACACCCaagcaaaaacaacaactttgaAATCTGACATCTTGACCTACTCTGGGAAGCTGAAGGATGTCTTGCCAAAA GTTTTGATTCAGCAAAGATCTGTGCCAAGTGAGAATAGTGGAAAAATAAAACCAGAGACTCAACCAATAAATCAGACAGAGCCAGACAGAGACTCTTCCAAATCTGAACCTCAACGAGTGAAGATCTTTGATGGAGG TTACAAATCAAATGAGGAGTATGTGTATGTTAGGGGACGTGGAAGAGGAAAATACATCTGTGAGGAATGTGGAATTCGCTGCAAGAAACCTAGCATGCTGCGGAAACACATCCGTACTCATTCGGACATCCGTCCATTTCACTGCACGCACTGCAACTTCTCTTTCAAGACTAAAG GGAACCTAACCAAGCACATGAAGTCCAAAGCCCACAGTAAGAAGTGTATGGAAATGGGAGTTGCTGTGGGCATTATTGAGGACCAGGACACAGAAGACTCAG GTGATCGAGGAAGAGCAGGAAGTGCTGACAGACAGGACTCAGATGGTGATGACTCTGATGGCCCAGATGATGAAGATAACGATGGGGAAGAGGAAGACGAGGAGGACAGCCAGGCAGAGTCTGGCCTTTCTGCAACACCTTCAGTTTCTGCAAGCCCACAGCATTTTCCTGCTAACCAGGCCGACACAGCTCCTAGCTCTCTGCTAGCTCAGATGTCCATCAGCCCGAACCCAACCCCAGCTCCCCAACCTCAGCCTCCTCCAGCTTCAGACTCCCAGAACTCAGACACGGAGTCTGTGGCTATGATGAGCCCAGTTTCACTGGTCAGACAGATGTCAATTTCTGCATCCTGCTCCAGCCCCGGCCCTAGTCCCACCTCTTTTATATCCCACCCTGCCCCTGCCTCTGAATCCCAGACCTCTGATACTGACTCCGTACACATGATGAGCCCAGTGTCGCCTTGCAGGCAGATGTCCATCGACTACCCTGAATTTGACGTTCCCCCTAGTCCCCCAGTGCCAGGCAAGGGCGCCAAGCTCGGCCAG gaTGGAGTGTCGAGCACCATTTCCCAGCCTGCAAGTGAGTGCAATGCCAACGTTGACCGTGGTACTCAGACCTCTTCTGACCCTCTTCAGGGACCCCTGCACTTTCCAAATGCAGGTCCGATCCACGAGCCCAGAGTAGGAGCCACTACTCATCTCTTCAGCCACCTGCCTTTGCACTCCCAACAGCCCCCTCGTTCCCCATACAGCATGGTACCTGTGGGTGGCATCCAGCTTGTTCCCGCCGGCTTGGCTGCTTACTCAACATTTGTACCTATTCAGGCCGGGCCAGTCCAGCTAACCATCCCAGCACTCAGTGTTATTCACAGGCAGACTGGCAGCCCCCTCCCAGCCCCCAACACCTCGCCCCGTCCAGAAGGTTCTCCGACCCAGCCGCTGGTAGTCCAGGAGCCAGTCAGTAGTGTACTGCCTTGTTTCCCTCTGGGCCAAGTGGCAGGGCTTCAGACACTTGGTGCTCCCCAGACTGCCCTGCAGCCTGTGGGTTTGGAGACTTTGAGTGTGGTGGGTTTAGCCAACTCTACTCAGCTGATGTCTCAACAGAGTCTGCCATTAAATGCCACCCTAGGCGTGCAGGTGTTGGCAGCTAGCCCCACCCCTCAGTGCAGCACTGCTTCCCCAGCACAAATCCCTGGCCTGCAGATCCTCAACATTGCCCTGCCTGCCCTTATCCCATCCCTCAGCCCTCTCTCAGCTCTCAGCCCACTCCCTGCAGCCCAGGATAAGCCACGTAGCCCTGAGGGGGTAGCATCTGTACCTTCACCAGCACAGGTTGCAGAATCACTACCAGCAACTATTCCCTCAGCCAGTCCTCCAACAGCCAATCCAGGAGATGTTCCTACAAATGCAAAGCCATCCACAGACGCGAAGCATGTCTCTCAAAATAGCACTAGCGCTGGATCTAGGGATACAGGGGGCACAGAGAAGACAACAGCCATGGTGGAAAAACCAAAAACACCACCACAGCCATCTTTGCTCTCCTCCCCCTCATCCTCTAATGAGAGAGGCTGTGATCTTGCACACAAGGCAACAGCAGGTGGGGCTAGTGAAGTGAAACCACGTCAACCTGTCTCTAGACAACCAGTGACCGATGACTACAATGAAGCCTCCAGTGATGATGAGGATAGACTTGTCATAGCTACCTGA